One genomic segment of Nocardia spumae includes these proteins:
- a CDS encoding CoA-transferase subunit beta, producing MTDTTTVTRAEVCAVACAEIFRGAGEIMASPMSPTPTIGARLARLTFEPDLLLSDGEALFLAETPALGAKAPTEGWIPFGKVFDVVASGRRHVVMGANQIDRYGNQNLSAFGALQQPSRQMFGVRGAPGNTINHPTSYFVPKHSKRVFCETVDIICGIGYDKIDPENPAYRFHHLHRVVSNLGVFDFGGPGHTLRALSLHPGVTAEEVAENTAFEVAGLDTAEVTRMPTEEELRLIRTVLDPKGIREKEVAS from the coding sequence ATGACCGACACCACCACCGTTACTCGCGCGGAGGTCTGCGCGGTGGCCTGCGCCGAGATCTTCCGGGGCGCGGGCGAAATCATGGCCAGCCCGATGTCGCCGACCCCCACCATCGGGGCCCGGCTGGCGCGGCTGACCTTCGAACCGGATCTGCTGCTCTCCGACGGCGAGGCGCTGTTCCTCGCGGAGACCCCGGCACTGGGCGCCAAGGCGCCCACCGAGGGCTGGATCCCGTTCGGCAAGGTCTTCGACGTGGTGGCCTCCGGGCGGAGGCACGTCGTCATGGGCGCCAACCAGATCGACCGCTACGGCAATCAGAATCTGTCCGCCTTCGGCGCGCTGCAGCAGCCGAGCCGGCAGATGTTCGGTGTGCGCGGCGCACCGGGCAACACCATCAACCACCCGACCAGCTATTTCGTGCCGAAGCACAGCAAGCGCGTGTTCTGCGAGACGGTCGACATCATCTGCGGAATCGGCTACGACAAGATCGATCCCGAGAATCCGGCCTACCGGTTCCATCACCTGCATCGCGTGGTGAGCAACCTGGGCGTCTTCGACTTCGGCGGACCCGGCCACACCCTGCGGGCGCTGTCGCTGCATCCCGGTGTGACCGCCGAGGAGGTCGCCGAGAACACGGCCTTCGAGGTGGCCGGACTCGACACCGCCGAGGTCACCCGGATGCCCACCGAGGAGGAGCTGCGGCTCATCCGTACCGTGCTGGACCCCAAGGGGATTCGGGAGAAGGAAGTGGCCTCGTGA
- a CDS encoding CoA transferase subunit A: MRDKRISLEEAVSQLRSGMTIGLGGWGSRRKPMAFVRALLRSDVTDLTVVTYGGPDLGLLCSAGKVRKAYYGFVSLDSAPFYDPWFAKARTGGELVSREMDEGMVKSGLQAAAARLPFLPTRAGLGSDVLQFWDGELRTVASPYPDADGRTETLVAMPALTLDAAFVHLDLGDKHGNAAYTGVDPYMDDLYCLAAERRYLSVDRVVETEELVKAVPQQAIILNRMMVDGVVEAPGGAHFTLSGSHGRDEKFQRHYVEAAKDPESWAAFKARYLDVSEADYRSAVAEFAAEQAK, encoded by the coding sequence ATGCGGGACAAGCGGATTTCGTTGGAGGAGGCCGTCTCCCAGCTGCGCAGCGGGATGACCATCGGCCTCGGCGGCTGGGGTTCACGACGTAAGCCGATGGCGTTCGTGCGGGCCCTGTTGCGCTCGGATGTCACCGATCTGACGGTGGTCACCTACGGCGGACCGGATCTCGGACTGCTGTGTTCGGCGGGCAAGGTGCGCAAGGCCTACTACGGATTCGTCTCCCTGGATTCGGCGCCGTTCTACGATCCCTGGTTCGCCAAGGCGCGCACCGGCGGTGAGCTGGTCTCCCGCGAAATGGACGAGGGCATGGTCAAATCCGGCCTGCAGGCAGCCGCGGCGCGGTTGCCGTTCCTGCCGACCCGGGCCGGACTGGGCTCGGATGTGCTGCAGTTCTGGGACGGAGAACTGCGCACCGTGGCCTCGCCGTATCCGGATGCCGACGGCCGCACCGAAACCCTGGTCGCGATGCCGGCACTCACCCTCGACGCCGCCTTCGTCCACCTCGACCTCGGCGACAAGCACGGCAATGCCGCCTACACCGGTGTCGATCCGTACATGGACGATCTGTACTGCCTGGCCGCCGAGCGCCGCTATCTGTCGGTGGATCGGGTGGTCGAGACCGAGGAGCTGGTGAAAGCCGTTCCGCAGCAGGCGATCATCCTCAACCGGATGATGGTCGACGGCGTGGTCGAAGCGCCGGGCGGCGCGCACTTCACCCTCTCCGGTAGCCACGGCCGGGACGAGAAATTCCAGCGCCACTACGTGGAAGCGGCCAAGGATCCCGAGAGCTGGGCGGCGTTCAAGGCCCGCTACCTGGACGTCTCCGAGGCCGACTATCGGTCCGCGGTCGCGGAATTCGCGGCGGAGCAGGCGAAATGA
- a CDS encoding VOC family protein, which yields MSASNRKYELRGINHLALVCSDMRRTIDFYSGTLGMPLVKTIELPHDLGQHFFFDCGGGNTIAFFWLADAPDATPGLAAPKGLPDEGELVSGVGSMNHVAFAVPPELFDEYYERVRAEGIKVSRVLNHDDSPSGVSRDVHPGTFVRSFYFQDPDGVLLEFACWTRTFTDADVSHEPRTAADRHVAAEL from the coding sequence ATGAGCGCCTCCAACCGGAAATACGAGCTACGCGGCATCAACCATCTCGCCCTGGTGTGCTCCGACATGCGCCGAACGATCGACTTCTATTCCGGCACACTGGGTATGCCGCTGGTCAAGACCATCGAGCTGCCGCACGATCTCGGGCAGCATTTCTTCTTCGACTGCGGGGGTGGGAACACCATCGCGTTCTTCTGGCTCGCCGATGCGCCCGACGCCACGCCCGGCCTGGCAGCGCCCAAGGGCCTGCCCGACGAGGGGGAACTGGTCAGCGGCGTGGGATCGATGAATCATGTGGCGTTCGCCGTCCCGCCGGAACTGTTCGACGAGTACTACGAACGGGTGCGAGCCGAGGGCATCAAGGTCAGTCGCGTCCTGAACCACGACGACAGTCCCTCGGGCGTATCGCGGGATGTGCATCCGGGGACCTTCGTGCGGTCCTTCTACTTCCAGGATCCCGATGGCGTACTGCTCGAATTCGCCTGCTGGACACGCACCTTCACCGATGCCGACGTCTCCCACGAACCCCGCACCGCCGCCGACCGTCACGTCGCCGCCGAACTCTGA
- a CDS encoding ImmA/IrrE family metallo-endopeptidase: protein MTESRIQTGRSYRRVAAAVDAVCAVAADFDATTLDEVVLAIAAERGRLIEIADAELGPGVCGQRRSYPDKDVIVLAAALPSRDHTLAHELGHVVFDHPGEPAAEVTLEASDDLIAYMLSQRAHQQIVDDGQDEQYEWEAETFASMLMTRLRVFNNRGAGVSVLRFDEALG from the coding sequence ATGACCGAGAGCCGGATTCAGACGGGCCGCTCCTATCGCCGGGTCGCGGCCGCGGTCGACGCGGTCTGCGCGGTGGCCGCCGATTTCGACGCCACCACCCTCGACGAGGTGGTGCTGGCGATCGCGGCCGAACGCGGCCGCCTCATCGAGATCGCCGACGCCGAGCTGGGCCCCGGTGTCTGTGGTCAGCGCCGCAGCTATCCCGACAAGGATGTGATCGTGCTGGCCGCGGCACTGCCCAGTCGCGATCACACCCTGGCCCACGAATTGGGGCATGTGGTCTTCGACCATCCGGGCGAACCGGCCGCCGAGGTCACCCTGGAGGCCAGCGACGATCTGATCGCCTACATGTTGTCGCAGCGCGCACACCAGCAGATCGTCGACGACGGTCAGGACGAACAGTACGAATGGGAGGCCGAAACCTTCGCCAGCATGCTCATGACCCGACTACGCGTATTCAACAACCGGGGCGCGGGCGTCTCGGTGCTCCGATTCGACGAGGCACTCGGATGA
- a CDS encoding SDR family oxidoreductase, producing MTDNPERICAGRTVIVTGAGRGIGRAHALAFAAAGANVVVNDLGAELDGAPSVDSPAAQVVEEIVQAGGKAVVNGDDVADWAGAARLIGQAVETFGGLDVVVNNAGIVRDRMLVNLAEEEWDAVIRVHLKGHFATMRHAAEYWRAESKAGRTRDARIINTSSGAGLQGSVGQGNYGAAKAGIAALTITAAAEFGRYGVTVNAIAPSARTRMTETVFADMMARPDDGFDAMAPENISPLVVWLGSPDSAGVTGRMFEVEGGKVALADGWRHGIAEDRGARWQPSELGPVVRELIAKSTDPEPVYGA from the coding sequence ATGACCGACAATCCCGAACGGATCTGTGCCGGACGCACCGTGATCGTGACCGGGGCCGGACGCGGTATCGGCCGGGCGCACGCGCTGGCCTTCGCCGCGGCGGGCGCCAATGTCGTGGTGAACGATCTGGGTGCCGAGCTCGACGGCGCGCCCAGCGTCGATTCGCCGGCAGCCCAGGTCGTCGAGGAGATCGTGCAGGCCGGCGGCAAGGCCGTGGTCAACGGCGACGACGTCGCCGACTGGGCCGGGGCCGCGCGGCTGATCGGCCAGGCCGTCGAGACCTTCGGCGGACTGGATGTCGTGGTCAACAATGCCGGTATCGTCCGCGACCGGATGCTGGTCAATCTGGCCGAGGAGGAGTGGGACGCCGTTATTCGCGTGCACCTCAAGGGTCACTTCGCCACCATGCGTCACGCCGCGGAGTACTGGCGCGCGGAATCGAAGGCCGGTCGCACCCGCGATGCGCGCATCATCAACACCAGTTCCGGTGCGGGCCTGCAGGGGAGCGTCGGGCAGGGCAACTACGGTGCCGCCAAGGCCGGTATCGCCGCGCTGACCATCACTGCCGCAGCGGAATTCGGCCGCTACGGGGTGACCGTCAACGCCATCGCGCCGTCGGCGCGGACCCGGATGACCGAAACCGTCTTCGCGGACATGATGGCGCGTCCCGACGACGGCTTCGATGCCATGGCGCCGGAGAACATCTCGCCGCTGGTGGTGTGGCTGGGCAGCCCGGACTCGGCCGGCGTGACCGGGCGCATGTTCGAGGTCGAGGGTGGCAAGGTCGCGCTGGCCGACGGCTGGCGGCACGGTATCGCCGAGGATCGCGGAGCCCGGTGGCAGCCGTCCGAATTGGGGCCGGTGGTGCGCGAGTTGATCGCCAAATCGACTGACCCCGAACCGGTTTACGGAGCCTGA
- a CDS encoding nuclear transport factor 2 family protein: protein MTTTTTEHPARIAGRASQSAVRARDKNAWLALFAADGIVEDPIGPSVFDPDGVGHRGHEAIAAFWDKAIAPTESIEFVFGDSFACGREVAFTGLIRTRLGGHVIDAEGVFTYKVDEAGKIVALRAFWETDRAMATMRKQSGLSGEASPTG, encoded by the coding sequence ATGACCACCACGACCACCGAGCATCCGGCGCGCATCGCCGGGCGCGCATCGCAGTCCGCGGTGCGCGCCCGGGACAAGAACGCCTGGTTGGCGCTGTTCGCCGCAGACGGCATCGTCGAGGATCCGATCGGGCCCTCGGTCTTCGATCCCGACGGCGTCGGACATCGTGGTCACGAGGCCATCGCCGCGTTCTGGGACAAGGCGATCGCCCCAACCGAATCGATCGAATTCGTCTTCGGCGATTCCTTCGCCTGCGGCCGGGAGGTCGCCTTCACCGGGTTGATCCGCACCCGGCTGGGCGGCCATGTCATCGATGCCGAGGGCGTGTTCACCTACAAGGTCGACGAGGCCGGAAAAATCGTCGCACTGCGGGCCTTCTGGGAGACCGACCGCGCGATGGCGACCATGCGGAAGCAGAGCGGCCTTTCCGGGGAGGCAAGCCCTACCGGTTAG
- a CDS encoding helix-turn-helix domain-containing protein, producing MADFAARLNKLFETVHPPGRKPHTNAEVAAALTASGHPISKPYLSQLRSGQRTNPSDETVAALAKFFKVKPDYFFNDIYAAKIDHDLELLSQLQGYGLRRLSSRAFDLSEESQNLLTSMAEKLRASEGLPEVPPDGTE from the coding sequence ATGGCTGATTTCGCGGCGCGGCTGAACAAGCTGTTCGAAACCGTGCATCCCCCCGGGCGTAAGCCGCACACCAATGCCGAGGTGGCGGCGGCGCTCACCGCCTCCGGACATCCGATCTCGAAACCGTATCTCTCACAGCTGCGGTCGGGGCAGCGGACCAACCCCTCTGACGAGACGGTGGCCGCACTGGCAAAGTTCTTCAAAGTCAAACCTGACTACTTCTTCAACGACATCTACGCTGCCAAGATCGATCACGATCTGGAGTTGCTGTCCCAGCTGCAGGGCTACGGACTGCGACGGCTATCGAGCAGGGCGTTCGATCTCTCCGAAGAATCACAGAACCTGCTGACCTCGATGGCCGAAAAGCTCCGAGCCAGTGAGGGTTTGCCCGAGGTTCCACCGGACGGCACGGAATAG
- a CDS encoding cytochrome P450: protein MWARGIPAEEFAELRRAAPIWWNPQSPDVGGFHDDGFWVVSKHADVKEVSRRDDFSTYENTAIPRFNDDIPREAIELQRHILINKDAPEHTKLRKLISKGFTPRAINGLRAELSARAKSIVDAAAASGTGDFVTQVACELPLQAIAELIGVPQEDRMKVFQWSNEMTGYDDPDSDADPAMSSMEILGYAWQMAEARKATPADDIVTTLVNADIDGEALTSEEFGFFVILLAVAGNETTRNAITHGMHAFLENPEQWELYKRERPATAADEIIRWATPVSSFQRTALVDTELAGVQIKKGQRVLLMYRSANFDEEVFENPNTFDITRDPNPHLSFGGTGAHFCIGANLARLEIDLIFNAIADHLPDITKIGDPKRLTSGWLNGIKEFQVDYKTAAKS, encoded by the coding sequence ATGTGGGCCCGCGGAATCCCGGCCGAGGAGTTCGCGGAACTACGTCGGGCCGCGCCTATCTGGTGGAACCCGCAGTCGCCGGACGTCGGCGGATTCCACGACGACGGCTTCTGGGTTGTGAGCAAGCACGCCGATGTCAAGGAAGTCTCGCGCCGTGACGACTTCTCCACCTACGAGAACACCGCGATCCCGCGCTTCAACGACGACATCCCCCGTGAAGCCATCGAACTGCAACGGCACATCCTGATCAACAAGGACGCGCCGGAACACACCAAACTGCGCAAGCTCATCTCCAAGGGTTTCACCCCGCGGGCCATCAACGGCCTGCGCGCGGAGCTGTCGGCCCGCGCCAAATCCATCGTGGACGCCGCGGCGGCGAGCGGTACCGGCGACTTCGTCACCCAGGTGGCCTGTGAACTTCCGCTGCAGGCGATCGCCGAGCTCATCGGTGTGCCGCAGGAAGACCGCATGAAGGTTTTCCAGTGGTCGAACGAGATGACCGGTTACGACGATCCCGACAGCGATGCCGATCCGGCCATGTCGTCGATGGAGATTCTCGGTTACGCCTGGCAGATGGCCGAGGCGCGCAAGGCCACGCCGGCCGACGACATCGTGACCACCCTGGTCAACGCGGATATCGACGGCGAGGCACTGACCTCGGAAGAGTTCGGATTCTTCGTGATCCTGCTGGCCGTCGCCGGCAACGAGACCACGCGCAACGCGATCACTCACGGTATGCACGCCTTCCTGGAGAACCCCGAGCAGTGGGAGCTCTACAAGCGTGAGCGCCCCGCGACCGCCGCGGACGAGATCATCCGCTGGGCCACCCCGGTCAGCTCCTTCCAGCGGACCGCGCTGGTGGACACCGAACTGGCCGGTGTGCAGATCAAGAAGGGCCAGCGGGTACTGCTGATGTACCGTTCGGCGAACTTCGATGAGGAGGTGTTCGAGAATCCGAACACCTTCGACATCACCCGCGACCCGAATCCGCATCTGTCCTTCGGCGGAACCGGCGCTCACTTCTGCATCGGCGCCAACCTGGCCCGGCTCGAGATCGACCTGATCTTCAACGCGATCGCCGACCACCTTCCCGATATCACCAAGATCGGCGACCCCAAGCGCCTGACCTCGGGTTGGCTCAACGGCATCAAGGAATTCCAGGTCGACTACAAGACCGCGGCCAAGAGCTGA
- a CDS encoding enoyl-CoA hydratase family protein: MGINRHTEASGIEVVTIDYPPVNALPTAGWFGVADAIREAGRNPETKVVVLRAEGRGFNAGVDIKEIQRNPGHQTLIDANHGCFDAFGAVYECPVPVIAAVNGFCLGGGIGLVGNADVIVASDDATFGLPEVERGALGAATHLARLVPQHMMRTLFYTASTVTAQQLHHFGSVHKVVPRAELDSAALEVAKNIAAKDGRVIRAAKRALNGIDLQDVHRSYRYEQGFTFELNLAGVADEIRARFDEDLAAKKEGK, translated from the coding sequence ATGGGGATCAACCGTCACACCGAGGCCTCCGGTATCGAGGTCGTCACGATCGACTATCCGCCGGTCAACGCGCTGCCCACCGCAGGCTGGTTCGGCGTGGCCGATGCGATTCGCGAGGCCGGGCGCAATCCGGAGACCAAGGTGGTCGTGCTGCGCGCCGAGGGACGCGGCTTCAACGCCGGCGTCGACATCAAGGAGATCCAGCGCAACCCGGGCCACCAGACGCTGATCGATGCCAATCACGGCTGCTTCGACGCCTTCGGCGCCGTCTACGAGTGCCCGGTGCCGGTGATCGCGGCGGTGAACGGCTTCTGCCTGGGTGGCGGAATCGGCCTGGTCGGCAATGCCGATGTCATCGTCGCCTCCGACGACGCGACCTTCGGCCTGCCCGAGGTCGAGCGCGGCGCGCTCGGCGCGGCCACCCACCTGGCCCGCCTGGTCCCCCAGCACATGATGCGCACGCTGTTCTACACCGCGTCCACCGTCACCGCGCAGCAGTTGCACCACTTCGGGTCGGTGCACAAGGTGGTGCCGCGGGCCGAGCTCGATTCCGCCGCCCTCGAGGTCGCGAAGAACATAGCCGCCAAGGACGGCCGGGTCATCCGGGCCGCCAAGCGTGCGCTCAACGGCATCGATCTGCAGGATGTGCACCGCAGCTACCGCTACGAGCAGGGCTTCACCTTCGAGCTGAATCTCGCGGGTGTGGCCGATGAGATCCGGGCGCGGTTCGACGAGGATCTGGCTGCGAAGAAAGAGGGGAAGTAG
- a CDS encoding carboxymuconolactone decarboxylase family protein, protein MPRLREVPRAEVTDERILFYYDRLFGPDKDPAVDHGTVHATPGDWWTVFAQSPEVFRHAVRGFAVYRNSRLDPLLRELGQCRAGYARGSQFVFSQHCKQMRSLGAPEEKIAAIPSWQVSNCFSELERAILAYTDGLVYDGGRVPDEVFEILRANLSDPEILELTYITALYDMHATMCRALRLEFDDRPEPIAEVEIPDGVQVRDLSADLSGE, encoded by the coding sequence ATGCCCCGCCTGCGCGAAGTTCCCCGTGCCGAAGTCACCGACGAGCGAATCCTGTTCTACTACGACCGGCTGTTCGGCCCGGACAAGGATCCCGCCGTGGACCACGGCACCGTGCACGCCACCCCCGGTGATTGGTGGACCGTCTTCGCCCAGTCGCCGGAGGTATTCCGGCACGCCGTCCGGGGTTTCGCGGTCTATCGCAACTCCCGTCTGGATCCGCTGCTGCGCGAACTGGGGCAGTGCCGGGCCGGCTACGCCCGCGGCAGCCAGTTCGTGTTCTCCCAGCACTGCAAGCAGATGCGCTCACTGGGCGCACCCGAGGAGAAGATCGCGGCGATTCCGTCCTGGCAGGTCAGCAACTGCTTCTCCGAACTCGAGCGGGCGATCCTGGCCTACACCGACGGCCTGGTCTACGACGGCGGCCGGGTGCCCGACGAGGTGTTCGAGATCCTGCGGGCCAACTTGAGCGATCCGGAGATCCTGGAGCTGACCTACATCACCGCCCTGTACGACATGCACGCCACCATGTGCCGGGCGCTGCGGCTGGAATTCGACGATCGGCCGGAACCGATCGCGGAGGTCGAGATTCCCGACGGTGTGCAGGTGCGTGACCTGTCCGCCGATCTGTCGGGCGAGTGA
- a CDS encoding SDR family oxidoreductase, protein MAIEVDLSGSVVLVTGGVRGVGAGISRVYLDAGATVVVCARRPGEAPIESSGRTAEFLPCDVRDGDAVTGLIDTIVARHGRIDHVVNNAGGAPFAPTATASRNFNAKIVELNLLAPLLVSQAANAVMQEQDEGGSIVMISSVSGHRPSPGTAAYGAAKAGVDSLVSSLAVEWAPKVRVNSIIVGMVGTESSHLHYGDDAGIAAVEATVPLRRLATPEDIGRVAVFLSSPLAGYVNGGSLIVHGGGERPAFLDAANA, encoded by the coding sequence GTGGCAATCGAAGTGGACCTGTCCGGATCCGTCGTTCTGGTAACGGGTGGCGTCAGGGGAGTGGGCGCCGGTATCAGCCGGGTCTATCTGGACGCCGGCGCGACCGTCGTGGTGTGTGCTCGCCGTCCCGGTGAGGCGCCGATCGAGAGTTCCGGGCGCACCGCGGAGTTCCTGCCGTGCGATGTGCGCGACGGCGATGCCGTCACCGGTCTGATCGATACGATCGTGGCGCGGCACGGCCGCATAGACCATGTGGTGAACAACGCCGGCGGGGCGCCGTTCGCCCCGACCGCCACCGCGTCGCGCAATTTCAATGCCAAGATCGTCGAGCTGAACCTGCTCGCTCCGCTGCTCGTTTCGCAGGCCGCGAATGCCGTGATGCAGGAACAGGACGAGGGCGGCTCGATCGTGATGATCTCGAGTGTCAGCGGCCACCGCCCCTCACCGGGTACCGCCGCGTACGGCGCGGCCAAGGCCGGGGTGGACAGTCTGGTGTCGTCGCTGGCGGTCGAATGGGCGCCCAAGGTGCGGGTCAATTCGATCATCGTCGGCATGGTCGGCACCGAATCCAGTCATCTGCACTACGGCGACGACGCCGGCATCGCCGCGGTCGAGGCGACCGTGCCGCTGCGTCGTCTCGCCACGCCCGAGGACATCGGCCGGGTCGCGGTCTTCCTGTCGTCACCGCTGGCCGGTTACGTCAACGGCGGCTCGCTGATCGTGCACGGCGGCGGTGAACGTCCCGCGTTCCTGGACGCCGCCAACGCCTGA
- a CDS encoding steroid 3-ketoacyl-CoA thiolase, with product MGTPVIVEAARTPIGKRNGWLAGLHAAEVLGAAQRGVLERAQLDPALVEQVIGGCVMQVGEQGNNVTRTAWLHAGLPWQVGATTIDCQCGSAQQANHLIAGQIATGAIDIGIACGVESMSHVPLGANVGENAGPRRPASWDIDMPNQFEAAERIAKRRGITRDDIDEFGVRSQRLAAQAWAEGRFDREVLTVTGAPQVDKEGAPTGEKLDVNRDQGLRETSRESLAKLKPVLEGGIHTAGTSSQISDGAAAVLLMDEQAAARSGLRPRARIITQCLVGAEPEFHLDGPVQATTRLLERSGMSMSDIDVFEINEAFAAVPLSWASVHKPDMDRVNVNGGAIAIGHPVGSTGSRLITTALHELERSDKSVAMILMCAGGALATGTIIERL from the coding sequence ATGGGCACCCCCGTCATCGTCGAGGCCGCGCGTACCCCGATCGGCAAACGCAACGGCTGGCTGGCCGGCCTACATGCCGCGGAGGTGCTGGGCGCGGCCCAGCGCGGCGTGCTCGAGCGCGCACAACTCGACCCGGCGCTGGTCGAACAGGTCATCGGCGGCTGCGTGATGCAGGTCGGCGAACAAGGCAACAATGTGACCCGCACCGCCTGGCTGCATGCCGGACTGCCGTGGCAGGTCGGCGCCACCACCATCGACTGCCAGTGCGGTTCGGCCCAGCAGGCCAATCATCTGATCGCCGGGCAGATCGCCACCGGCGCCATCGATATCGGCATCGCCTGCGGCGTCGAATCGATGAGCCACGTCCCCCTGGGCGCCAATGTGGGTGAGAACGCCGGGCCGCGCCGCCCCGCCAGCTGGGATATCGATATGCCCAACCAGTTCGAGGCGGCGGAGCGAATCGCCAAGCGGCGCGGCATCACCCGTGACGACATCGACGAGTTCGGCGTCCGCTCACAGCGGTTGGCCGCACAGGCGTGGGCCGAGGGCCGCTTCGATCGCGAGGTCCTCACCGTCACCGGCGCCCCCCAGGTCGACAAGGAAGGCGCCCCCACCGGCGAGAAGCTGGATGTCAACCGCGATCAGGGCCTGCGCGAGACCAGCCGGGAGAGCCTGGCGAAGCTGAAGCCGGTGCTGGAAGGCGGGATTCACACCGCCGGCACCTCGTCGCAGATCTCCGACGGCGCGGCCGCGGTGCTACTGATGGACGAACAGGCCGCTGCCCGTTCGGGTCTGCGGCCGCGGGCCCGGATCATCACCCAGTGCCTGGTCGGCGCGGAGCCGGAATTCCACCTCGACGGCCCGGTGCAGGCCACCACCCGGCTTCTGGAACGCTCGGGAATGAGCATGTCCGATATCGATGTCTTCGAAATCAACGAAGCCTTCGCCGCGGTGCCGCTGTCGTGGGCATCGGTGCACAAGCCGGATATGGACCGGGTGAATGTCAACGGCGGCGCGATCGCGATCGGACATCCGGTCGGTAGCACCGGCTCGCGATTGATCACCACCGCCCTGCACGAGCTGGAGCGCTCCGACAAGTCGGTTGCGATGATCCTCATGTGCGCCGGTGGCGCACTTGCGACCGGAACAATCATCGAACGCTTGTAA
- a CDS encoding NAD(P)H-dependent flavin oxidoreductase, with amino-acid sequence MTRLRTPLTELAGIEHPIVQTGMGWVAGPGLVAATANAGGLGILASATMTLDELEVAIAKTKAKTEKPFGVNIRADLSDAPDRIELMIREGVKVASFALAPKKELIARLKDNGVVVMPSIGAAKHAVKVASWGADAVIVQGGEGGGHTGSVATTLLLPSVLDAVDIPVVAGGGFFDGRGLAAALSYGAAGVAMGTRFLLTQDSSVPDSVKQQYLSRGLQDTVVSLKVDGMPHRVLNTELVDKLEHSGSYRGLLAAVSNAVKFKGMTGMKWSTMISDGIAMRKQKDLTWSQVIMAANTPMLLKAGLVEGNTHAGVLASGQVAGIIDDLPTVAELIDRIIDDAVARIDAIAALRDGAEAAPGTT; translated from the coding sequence GTGACCCGGCTGCGCACTCCGCTGACCGAACTGGCCGGCATCGAACATCCGATCGTGCAGACCGGTATGGGCTGGGTCGCCGGCCCGGGCCTGGTCGCCGCCACCGCCAACGCGGGCGGCCTCGGCATCCTCGCCTCCGCGACGATGACGCTCGACGAACTCGAGGTCGCCATCGCCAAGACCAAGGCCAAGACCGAGAAGCCGTTCGGCGTGAACATCCGCGCCGATCTGTCCGATGCCCCCGACCGGATCGAGCTGATGATCCGCGAGGGTGTGAAGGTCGCCTCGTTCGCGCTGGCGCCCAAGAAGGAACTGATCGCGCGCCTGAAGGACAACGGTGTGGTCGTCATGCCGTCCATCGGCGCGGCCAAGCACGCGGTCAAGGTGGCCTCGTGGGGTGCGGACGCGGTCATCGTGCAGGGCGGTGAGGGCGGTGGGCACACCGGCTCGGTGGCCACCACCCTGCTGCTGCCGTCGGTGCTGGACGCGGTCGATATTCCGGTCGTGGCCGGTGGCGGATTCTTCGACGGCCGCGGTCTGGCCGCGGCACTGTCCTACGGCGCGGCGGGTGTGGCGATGGGCACGCGATTCCTGCTCACCCAGGACTCGAGCGTGCCGGATTCGGTGAAACAGCAGTACCTTTCGCGCGGTCTGCAGGACACCGTGGTCTCGCTGAAGGTCGACGGGATGCCGCACCGGGTGCTCAACACCGAACTGGTCGACAAGCTCGAACATTCGGGTAGCTATCGCGGTCTGCTCGCCGCGGTGTCGAATGCCGTCAAGTTCAAGGGTATGACCGGAATGAAATGGTCGACCATGATCTCCGACGGCATCGCCATGCGTAAGCAGAAGGATCTGACCTGGTCCCAGGTGATCATGGCGGCGAATACCCCGATGCTGCTGAAAGCCGGTCTGGTGGAGGGCAATACCCACGCCGGTGTGCTCGCCTCCGGGCAGGTCGCGGGCATTATCGACGATCTGCCCACGGTGGCAGAGCTCATCGACCGCATCATCGACGACGCGGTCGCGCGGATCGACGCGATCGCCGCGCTCCGAGACGGCGCCGAGGCCGCGCCGGGCACCACATAG